A window of Pseudomonas monteilii contains these coding sequences:
- a CDS encoding response regulator, with translation MPTLLVVEDDDIVRMLTVEVLDELEYSVLEAEDAATALKILSDAGTVVDLMMTDVGLPDMKGTDLALQVRAERPDLPILFASGYADSLEVPEGMHSIGKPYSIDALRDKVQSILS, from the coding sequence ATGCCCACCCTGCTCGTCGTCGAAGATGACGATATCGTCCGCATGCTGACGGTCGAAGTGCTCGACGAACTGGAGTATTCCGTCCTCGAAGCCGAGGATGCCGCCACGGCGCTGAAGATTCTCAGCGATGCTGGAACGGTGGTCGACCTGATGATGACCGACGTCGGCCTGCCCGACATGAAAGGCACCGACCTGGCCCTGCAGGTGCGGGCCGAACGTCCGGACCTGCCCATCCTGTTCGCCAGCGGCTATGCCGACAGCCTCGAGGTGCCTGAAGGCATGCATTCGATCGGCAAGCCCTACAGCATCGACGCCTTGCGCGACAAGGTGCAGAGCATCCTGTCCTGA
- a CDS encoding shikimate dehydrogenase: protein MTAVPPSRDTVLCISLAGRPGTFGVRFHNHLYQQLGLDYYYKAMSTDDLPAAVAGIRALGIRGCGVSMPYKEACLALVDEVDPSAAAIESVNTLVNTDGHLKAFNTDYLAIRQLLDLHQIDPSTAFALRGSGGMAKAVACALRDAGFTQGMIIARNEQAGRHLADLCGYRWQHELGDLCPPMLVNVTPIGMSGGPEAERLAFPEHAVDAAERVIDVVALPAQTPFVRRAQAAGKPVITGLDVIALQALEQFVLYTGIRPDDEQVAAAVAHARQA from the coding sequence ATGACCGCCGTCCCCCCTAGCCGAGACACCGTATTGTGCATATCGCTGGCCGGCCGGCCTGGCACCTTCGGGGTGCGCTTTCACAATCACCTGTATCAGCAGCTCGGCCTGGATTACTACTACAAGGCCATGAGCACCGACGACCTGCCTGCGGCCGTGGCGGGCATCCGGGCCTTGGGCATTCGCGGATGCGGCGTGTCCATGCCTTACAAGGAGGCCTGCCTGGCCCTGGTGGACGAGGTGGATCCTTCGGCAGCCGCCATCGAGTCGGTCAACACGCTGGTCAACACCGACGGTCACCTCAAGGCCTTCAACACCGATTACCTGGCCATTCGCCAACTGCTCGACCTGCACCAGATCGACCCGTCCACGGCGTTCGCCTTGCGGGGCAGCGGCGGCATGGCCAAGGCCGTCGCCTGCGCCTTGCGCGATGCAGGGTTCACCCAGGGCATGATCATCGCGCGCAACGAACAGGCTGGCCGTCACCTGGCCGATCTGTGCGGCTACCGCTGGCAGCACGAGCTGGGCGACCTGTGCCCGCCCATGCTGGTGAACGTCACGCCGATCGGCATGAGCGGTGGCCCTGAAGCCGAGCGACTGGCGTTTCCGGAACACGCCGTCGACGCGGCCGAACGGGTGATCGACGTGGTCGCGCTGCCGGCCCAGACACCGTTCGTACGGCGCGCCCAGGCCGCTGGCAAGCCGGTCATCACCGGGCTTGACGTGATCGCCTTGCAGGCGCTGGAGCAGTTCGTGCTCTACACCGGCATTCGGCCGGACGACGAGCAGGTGGCCGCTGCCGTGGCCCATGCACGCCAGGCCTGA
- the pbpG gene encoding D-alanyl-D-alanine endopeptidase (specifically hydrolyze the DD-diaminopimelate-alanine bonds in high-molecular-mass murein sacculi; Penicillin-binding protein 7): protein MKTALPLLSLLALLTTSTLLPGTALAAQPATATQRDPSALHLASGSALLIDLNTGKQLYASHADRVAPIASVTKLMTAMVVLDAKQPMNDMLTMTIANNPEMKGVYSRVRLGSELDRRETLLITLMSSENRAANTLANHYPGGYPAFIKAMNAKARSLGMSHTRYVEPTGLSTQNVSTARDLSKLLLAARNYPLLSELSTTREKTVAFRKPNYTLGFRNTDHLVNKSNWDIKLTKTGFTNEAGHCLVLLTRMDNRPVAMVILDAFGKYTHFADASRLRQWLETGSAKPAPASALQYKADRHARNGLAAD from the coding sequence GTGAAAACCGCTCTTCCTTTGCTCAGCCTGCTTGCGTTGCTCACGACTTCGACCCTGCTGCCCGGCACGGCGCTGGCCGCCCAGCCGGCGACGGCGACCCAGCGCGACCCGAGTGCGCTGCACCTGGCCTCGGGCAGCGCCTTGTTGATCGACCTGAACACCGGCAAGCAGCTCTACGCCAGCCACGCCGACCGGGTCGCGCCCATCGCCTCGGTGACCAAGCTGATGACCGCCATGGTCGTGCTGGACGCCAAGCAGCCGATGAACGACATGCTGACCATGACCATCGCCAACAACCCCGAGATGAAGGGGGTGTACTCACGCGTGCGCCTGGGCAGCGAGCTGGACCGCCGCGAGACCTTGCTGATCACCTTGATGTCGTCGGAAAATCGCGCCGCCAATACCCTGGCCAACCATTACCCAGGGGGTTACCCGGCCTTCATCAAGGCCATGAACGCCAAGGCGCGCAGCCTGGGCATGAGCCACACGCGCTACGTCGAACCCACGGGATTGTCGACCCAGAACGTCTCCACGGCCCGCGACCTCAGCAAGCTGCTGCTGGCGGCGCGCAACTACCCCCTGCTCAGCGAGCTGTCGACCACGCGGGAAAAGACCGTGGCCTTCCGCAAGCCCAACTACACCCTGGGCTTTCGCAACACCGACCACCTGGTCAACAAGAGCAACTGGGACATCAAGCTGACCAAGACCGGTTTCACCAATGAAGCGGGCCACTGCCTGGTGCTGTTGACGCGCATGGACAACCGCCCCGTCGCCATGGTCATCCTCGACGCGTTCGGCAAGTACACCCACTTCGCCGATGCCAGCCGCCTGCGCCAATGGCTGGAAACCGGCAGCGCCAAGCCTGCCCCGGCTTCCGCCCTGCAGTACAAGGCCGACCGTCATGCGCGCAATGGGTTGGCGGCGGACTGA
- a CDS encoding peptidase M19 produces MTPTRSRNALLIGAPLALAVAVGSALAYHFWPREPAYPVKIVEQAERLHRHMLSFDSRVTVPLGFGSAGQEADKDGPDQFDLVKAGKGRLSGAALAIFGWPEIWNGPNAPHRPTAGFVEEARHQQEVRYQIITGMVRDFPHQVGIAYTPADFRRLHDEGKFAVFISLLNAYPLGHDLSQLDRWTQRGMRMFGFSYTGNNDWADSSRPLPFFNDTADAFGGLSPLGEQAVTRLNDLGVIIDVSQMSTPALEDVARLSRAPFVASHSAPRALVDIPRNLSDREMRLIKDSGGVIQVVGFGQYLKPLSAPVLAKLGTLRERFGLPPLQGNLTNALMPGDAVIAGWSEARFGDYASQLYGILEEEPKATVAQFVDAIDYTVAKVGIDHVGISSDFNDGGGLDGWKDESEIRNVTAELLSRGYSETDIAKLWAGNFLRVWEQVERLARPVAMRAP; encoded by the coding sequence ATGACCCCGACCCGTTCTCGCAACGCCCTGCTCATCGGCGCGCCACTGGCCCTCGCGGTCGCCGTGGGCAGCGCGCTCGCCTACCACTTCTGGCCCCGTGAGCCGGCCTACCCGGTGAAGATCGTCGAGCAGGCCGAGCGCCTGCACCGGCACATGCTGTCCTTCGACAGCCGGGTCACCGTGCCGCTGGGCTTCGGCAGCGCCGGGCAGGAGGCGGACAAGGACGGTCCGGATCAGTTCGATCTGGTCAAGGCCGGCAAGGGGCGTCTGTCGGGTGCAGCGCTGGCCATCTTTGGCTGGCCGGAGATCTGGAACGGGCCGAACGCCCCGCACCGGCCCACGGCCGGATTCGTCGAAGAAGCGCGCCATCAGCAGGAGGTGCGCTACCAGATCATCACGGGCATGGTGCGCGACTTCCCGCACCAGGTCGGTATCGCCTACACCCCGGCGGACTTCCGGCGCCTGCACGATGAAGGCAAGTTCGCCGTGTTCATCAGCCTGCTCAACGCCTACCCGCTCGGCCATGACCTGTCGCAGCTGGACCGCTGGACCCAGCGTGGCATGCGCATGTTCGGCTTCAGCTACACCGGCAACAACGACTGGGCGGACTCCTCGCGTCCGCTGCCGTTCTTCAACGACACCGCCGATGCCTTCGGTGGCCTGTCCCCACTGGGCGAGCAGGCCGTCACCCGGCTCAACGACCTGGGCGTGATCATCGACGTGTCGCAGATGTCGACCCCGGCCCTGGAGGACGTCGCGCGCCTGAGCCGTGCGCCCTTCGTGGCCTCGCATTCGGCGCCGCGTGCCCTGGTGGACATCCCGCGCAACCTCAGCGACCGGGAAATGCGGCTGATCAAGGACAGCGGCGGGGTCATCCAGGTGGTCGGCTTCGGCCAGTACCTCAAGCCACTGAGCGCGCCGGTGCTGGCCAAGCTCGGCACCTTGCGCGAACGGTTCGGCCTGCCTCCGCTGCAGGGCAACCTGACCAATGCCTTGATGCCAGGCGATGCGGTCATCGCCGGCTGGTCCGAAGCACGCTTCGGCGACTACGCCAGCCAGCTGTACGGCATTCTCGAAGAGGAGCCCAAGGCCACCGTCGCCCAGTTCGTCGACGCCATCGACTACACCGTCGCCAAGGTCGGCATCGACCATGTCGGCATCAGCTCGGACTTCAACGACGGCGGCGGGTTGGACGGCTGGAAGGACGAAAGCGAGATTCGTAACGTGACGGCGGAACTGCTCAGCCGAGGCTACAGCGAAACCGACATCGCCAAGCTGTGGGCGGGCAACTTCCTGCGGGTCTGGGAGCAGGTCGAACGGCTGGCCAGGCCTGTGGCGATGCGAGCGCCCTGA
- a CDS encoding precorrin 6A synthase (catalyzes the formation of precorrin 6x from precorrin 5), producing MKHLLLIGMGPGDPRQITYEAVDAMRRASVFFVHDKGPRTAELLQVRHEMLRRYLAPDHYRVVELQDPQRETPVDDYPGAVREWHRQRAVLYAKALEDELTTGAVGAFLVWGDPGLYDSTLRVLEEVARQGGAYRLEVIPGISSVQVLAARHQVPLTRLGKPLTILPGRQLARYPSDDDRVVMLDGQCAFAELDEPDVLIYWGAYLGSPDEVLIAGPLFEVRERILDVRKRLREQKGWIMDVYLLRRI from the coding sequence ATGAAACATCTATTGCTCATCGGCATGGGGCCTGGCGACCCGCGACAGATCACTTACGAGGCGGTCGATGCGATGCGCCGTGCCTCGGTATTCTTCGTGCACGACAAAGGGCCGCGGACCGCAGAACTGCTGCAGGTTCGCCACGAAATGCTGCGTCGCTACCTGGCGCCCGACCACTACCGCGTGGTCGAGCTTCAGGATCCGCAGCGCGAAACGCCCGTGGACGATTACCCCGGCGCGGTACGCGAATGGCATCGCCAGCGCGCCGTCCTGTATGCGAAGGCGCTCGAGGACGAACTGACGACGGGGGCAGTCGGTGCATTCCTGGTGTGGGGTGATCCAGGGCTGTACGACAGCACGCTGCGCGTGCTCGAGGAGGTTGCCCGCCAAGGTGGGGCGTACAGGTTGGAGGTCATTCCAGGCATCAGCAGCGTCCAGGTCCTGGCGGCGCGGCACCAGGTGCCTTTGACCCGACTGGGTAAACCGCTGACGATCCTGCCTGGCCGGCAGCTGGCACGCTACCCATCGGATGACGACCGGGTGGTGATGCTCGATGGGCAGTGCGCCTTTGCCGAACTCGACGAGCCTGACGTGCTCATCTATTGGGGGGCTTATCTGGGCAGTCCAGACGAAGTGCTCATTGCCGGCCCCTTGTTCGAGGTCCGCGAGCGGATTCTCGACGTTCGCAAGCGCTTGCGGGAACAGAAAGGCTGGATCATGGACGTCTACCTGCTCAGACGGATCTGA
- a CDS encoding lactoylglutathione lyase, giving the protein MSLQTLANLPGVTAQPDAATAKFVFNHTMLRVKDITRSLDFYTRVLGFTLVEKRDFAEAQFSLYFLVLANTSEIPQDDAKRTEWMKSIPGVLELTHNHGTENEEGAVYHDGNSDPRGFGHICVSVPDIKAACERFEELEVPFQKRLTDGRMKSIAFIKDPDGYWVEIIQPTAL; this is encoded by the coding sequence ATGAGCCTGCAAACCCTCGCCAACCTGCCTGGCGTCACCGCGCAACCGGATGCCGCCACTGCGAAATTCGTCTTCAACCACACCATGTTGCGGGTCAAGGACATCACCCGTTCGCTGGACTTCTACACGCGCGTGCTGGGGTTCACCCTGGTCGAGAAGCGTGATTTCGCCGAAGCGCAGTTCAGCCTGTACTTCCTGGTACTGGCAAACACCTCCGAGATTCCGCAAGACGACGCCAAGCGCACCGAGTGGATGAAGTCGATCCCGGGCGTACTGGAACTGACCCACAACCACGGTACCGAGAACGAAGAAGGCGCCGTATACCACGACGGCAACAGCGATCCGCGTGGTTTCGGCCACATCTGCGTCTCCGTGCCGGACATCAAGGCTGCGTGCGAGCGTTTCGAAGAACTCGAGGTGCCGTTCCAGAAGCGCCTGACCGATGGCCGCATGAAGAGCATCGCGTTCATCAAGGACCCGGACGGCTACTGGGTCGAAATCATCCAGCCTACTGCACTGTAA
- a CDS encoding transcriptional regulator: MSRLVEFRAAEKALQAQIAQLESMKQDSSLKREIEFEEKLLELMKGYKKGLSDIVDILDPHQREQAPTRSGGAAKKATRRARQVKVYENPHSGELIETKGGNHRGLKAWKQEYGADTVESWVRS, encoded by the coding sequence GTGTCCAGACTTGTCGAGTTCCGTGCTGCCGAAAAAGCCCTGCAGGCGCAAATTGCGCAACTTGAATCGATGAAACAAGACAGCAGCCTCAAACGCGAAATCGAGTTCGAAGAAAAACTGCTGGAATTGATGAAGGGCTACAAGAAAGGTTTGAGCGACATCGTCGACATCCTCGATCCGCACCAGCGCGAGCAAGCACCGACCCGGTCCGGTGGTGCAGCCAAGAAGGCCACGCGCCGCGCCCGTCAGGTCAAGGTCTACGAAAACCCGCATTCCGGTGAGTTGATCGAGACCAAAGGCGGCAACCACCGCGGCCTGAAAGCCTGGAAACAGGAATACGGCGCCGATACCGTAGAAAGTTGGGTCCGCTCATGA